Part of the Sulfuricurvum kujiense DSM 16994 genome, AGAAGTGCCGTCGTCCACCCTGAACCTGAACCGATATCCAATATTTTGTTTCCAACGTTCGGTTGGAGAAGTTCAAGCATAATCGCAACGGTGTAAGGTTGTGATATTGTTTGCGCTCGTCCGATAGGCAAAGGGCGGTCTTCGTATGCATACGGATAGAATTCATCGGGGACAAAAAGGATGCGATCACATTTCTCGAATGCATTGATAAGCAACGGGGAACGGAGAACGCCTGAAGAAATCAGATAATTAACGAGCTGTTCATTACTCTGCATTCCCTCTTTCCTACTCTTTTTTTCCCATAATTTGGTCAAGATGGTAAAAAAGATTCGGATATTTTTTCTTGATTTCACTTATCAGCCAGTCCAAATCGATGTTGACGACGGTGCTGTCGGATTGCGTCCGTGCCATTGTGCGGATACGCTCCATCGCCACTGCCCAGACATCTTCAAAATCGATCGGCAAGCGCTGCCAAATCGCTTTTTCAAGTTTATGCTGGAAATTTTCGCTTTGAGTAACGGTTAGCAAACCAATGAGTTTTACAATGGATTCGAAAGATGTGAGCGCATAGATTTGTTCTTCTTCATCCACAATGATCCACGGCTGATCTTTATTCCAACTCCCCTGTATCAGTTCGAGGGAACGATGCCGTTCATCTGATCCGGAAGACATTTTCACGACCGTTATATCAGAAGGATCGATTCCCATTTTTTCGGAGATTTCCCCTATATGATTATGCAAATGATCCGGATATGACATTGCTGCTCTTTTATTCGCCGACGATCGTTCGCGCGGTAGGGTTGGCACTTAATCGAGCTACGGGGATAGGCTTGCCGGTTCTTTCACAAATTCCGTAGGTACCTAATGCGATCTTATTGAGCGCCGCATTGATATCCGACATCTCTGCTTCCAGCTTTTGCAAAAGTGCCTGGTCGTTCGTATTGTCGATTTCAAGCCCCGCTATACCTTCTATATCGTCGATTTCATCTTCATCAACGATACTGCTCAGTTCTGCTTTTAACAAAGAGATGTTTTTTCCGATTTTTGCTTTTTCCGTTTTTAGGATCGCTTCGAATGATTTGATATCCAGATCATGTCGACTACTCATGGTGTCTCCGTTCTTTTAATTAAATATCCGGAAAATGCCGGAAAATGGATTTAAAAATGCGAAATCAGATCTTCTACCGGACATTTGACAAGATCGGCGGCGATATTTTTTGCCAACGCATTCTGTGCGCTTTTCGATAGGGCGGATATTAGTTCATTATGGTGCTTTGCAGGGAATGCAAGATAACAAGACTTTTCCGGAATATCGGCTAAAAATACAGAGATATCGTTTGCTATGTGATGAATCAACCGCTGTTGGCTTTCATGTTCGACACCGTGATCGTCTCCGCTCTCGTGTCTGAAGCGGCCCCGGCCGTCACTAAGGGTTTCCCCTGGAGTCTGTCGCCCTTCAATATAGTCTAAATCGTACTGAAGCTCCAAATGATATCGGTCTGTCTCTTCAATCCACTTCACCTGATAACACTTAAGTTCACCCATATCGGCGACGATAAGATATTTGCCGTTATATTCCATCTGATCCTCCTTGTATTCTTGAAGATTATAAATGATTATTTTATATGATACTCTCGGAAATATAAAGAAAAGATTACAATATCCAAGTGGATAAATTTACTTTATAATGTGCAATGAGAAATAAATGAATAAAGAGTACAAATGACGGAACGTTTCAATCAGGTTGCCAAAGAGTGGGACAAAGGGGACATGCGGCAAAACATTGCACACGCCGTATTTCAAACCATTACGAGCCGAATAGCTTTATTAAATCATATGAGTATTATGGATTTCGGTGCGGGAACGGGGCTGCTCAGTTTTAAAATCGCTCCGATGGTCAAAAATGTCACAGGGGTAGATCTATCCGAAAAGATGCTCGAGCAGTTGGCAAGTAAAAACAGCGATAAAATATGTGTTGACG contains:
- a CDS encoding host attachment protein, which codes for MEYNGKYLIVADMGELKCYQVKWIEETDRYHLELQYDLDYIEGRQTPGETLSDGRGRFRHESGDDHGVEHESQQRLIHHIANDISVFLADIPEKSCYLAFPAKHHNELISALSKSAQNALAKNIAADLVKCPVEDLISHF
- a CDS encoding TraR/DksA family transcriptional regulator — encoded protein: MSSRHDLDIKSFEAILKTEKAKIGKNISLLKAELSSIVDEDEIDDIEGIAGLEIDNTNDQALLQKLEAEMSDINAALNKIALGTYGICERTGKPIPVARLSANPTARTIVGE
- a CDS encoding DUF2603 domain-containing protein, with the protein product MSYPDHLHNHIGEISEKMGIDPSDITVVKMSSGSDERHRSLELIQGSWNKDQPWIIVDEEEQIYALTSFESIVKLIGLLTVTQSENFQHKLEKAIWQRLPIDFEDVWAVAMERIRTMARTQSDSTVVNIDLDWLISEIKKKYPNLFYHLDQIMGKKE